In Candidatus Alcyoniella australis, a single window of DNA contains:
- a CDS encoding alpha/beta fold hydrolase encodes MEMLGEPHETAVLGTTITWGEMGSGQPLVLIHGIQDSHRAWRRAAPFLARRFRVLMPDLPGHGFSGRPDAPYTLTWYAQIMDAWMEQIGLRKAHLCGHSFGGGIAQWMVLDQRQRIDRLALVSAGGLGRQVAMSMRFATFPVLGAKITPLVLRHILPVVLKHSSEIFGHMEPEEQERFVRMIRIPGTDRAFQRSLEGVINFFGQYMQTIQRAGEVEDMPPVALFWGSKDPIIPIQHGKNTLANSENITLTIYKGCGHYPQLDAPERFSRDLTEFLCDPDRPHTRFHPVPPKTGLRGMLAGRIKNSG; translated from the coding sequence ATGGAAATGCTCGGTGAGCCACATGAAACAGCGGTGCTCGGCACTACGATCACCTGGGGCGAGATGGGTTCGGGCCAGCCGCTGGTCCTGATCCACGGGATCCAGGATTCCCATCGCGCCTGGCGCAGGGCCGCGCCGTTTCTGGCTCGGCGATTTCGGGTGCTGATGCCCGATCTGCCGGGGCACGGCTTTTCCGGACGGCCCGATGCTCCCTATACGCTGACGTGGTATGCGCAGATCATGGACGCCTGGATGGAACAGATCGGCTTGCGCAAGGCGCACCTGTGCGGCCATTCGTTCGGAGGCGGAATCGCCCAATGGATGGTCCTGGATCAGCGGCAACGGATCGATCGTCTGGCGCTGGTCTCAGCGGGCGGACTGGGCCGACAGGTCGCCATGAGCATGCGCTTTGCGACGTTTCCGGTTCTCGGGGCCAAGATCACGCCGCTGGTCCTGCGCCACATTTTACCCGTGGTGCTCAAACACTCGTCGGAGATCTTCGGCCACATGGAGCCCGAGGAGCAGGAGCGTTTCGTGCGCATGATCCGCATTCCGGGAACCGACCGCGCGTTCCAACGCAGCCTGGAAGGCGTCATCAATTTCTTCGGCCAATACATGCAGACGATTCAACGGGCGGGCGAGGTCGAGGACATGCCGCCGGTGGCCCTGTTCTGGGGCTCCAAGGACCCGATCATTCCGATCCAGCACGGGAAAAACACGCTGGCGAATTCCGAGAACATCACGCTGACGATCTACAAAGGGTGCGGACATTATCCGCAGCTCGACGCGCCCGAGCGGTTTTCCCGCGATCTGACCGAATTCCTCTGCGATCCCGACCGTCCCCACACCCGCTTCCATCCGGTCCCGCCGAAAACAGGACTGCGCGGCATGCTCGCGGGCCGGATTAAAAATTCGGGCTAA